The genomic interval gaaagatgatggagagcACGGGAGGGCCGTATCTGAACACCGCAGCTGTGACATCCCCTGTGGGAATAGCTCGTTTGCTGCAGATGACGTTTGGATGCACCACGTTCAGCCTGGTAGCCCACCAGGGGGGATTCAGCGCAGCGTACGGCACTTTCTGCATGTTTGTCTGGACCTTCTGTTTCGCCGTCACCGTCTTCATCATCGCCTGCGAATTCACGCATCTGCACAGCTGCCTGAGCATTTCCTGGGGAAacttcactgctgcttttgccaTGCTCGCCACGCTCATGTCCGTCACGGCCGCGGTGATCTACCCTCTCTACTTTGTCCAGCTTGGTTGTTACCCGATCGGCTGTGAGGTGAGAGACTTTCGCATCGCAGCCAGCGTCTTCGCAGGCCTCCTGTTCGTCACATACGCTGCCGAGGTGTTCTTAACCAGGGCAAAACCGGGACAAGTCACCAGCTACATGGCCACCGTCTCTGGGCTCCTGAAAATCGTGCAGGCCTTCGTGGCCTGCATCATCTTCGGGGCGCTGGTGAACGACAGCCAGTACGGCAAATACGTGGCGACGCAGTGGTGCGTGGCTGTctacagcttttgctttgtgGTGACAGTGGTGGTAGTGGCCTTCAGCGTCACAGGTAAGACCGCCTTGCTGTGGTTCCCCTTCGAGCGCTCTGTGGTTGTCTACACCCTCGGGGCCGTGCTGCTGTACGTGAGCGCCGCGGTCATCTGGCCGGTGTTCTGCTTCGACAGCAAGTACGGCTCCCCGCGGCGCCCTGGCCTCTGTGCCAAGGGCAAGTGCCCCTGGGACAGCCAGCTGGTGATCGCCATCTTCACCTACGTGAACCTGCTGCTCTACGTCGTGGACCTGGCGTACTCCCAGCGCATCCGCTTTGTCTCGCACCTCTGAAACGCGGGTCTGCCGCTGCAAAGCCGTCCCGGCGCCGTAAGTGACGGCAGTCGGGGATGGAGCAGGAGACGGGGAAGGGAGGCGCTGATCAGACATGCGTGCAAGAACCATCAACCAAAATTCAAGGTCAAGACTGACTGGACCAGCAAGTTAAAGACCTGTAGTGGGTGGGCTGCAGCTGATGTTGGGAAAAGCCCAGCTCCCCCATCGATCAACATCTGCCTCAGCCGCCCGGTGCCGGAGTGAAGGGACGATGCAGCTCAAAGTATGCAAAATGGCCTTTCATCTCCAGAGAGCAGAAATGCTTGCTGCAACAGCGGGTCTGCAGGCTGCTGGATTACTGGGCCAAATATTAGGAAAGACACCAAAGATTTTGAAACTCTTACCAACACTTAACCATAATCAAGTGACTACCCAGGAAGTGGCAAAGTCAAAAGCTGCATCAAGGAACACCACTTCTGGGGATGAAAAACAATCCCTCAGAGTTTGGGTTAGTTTGGGCTGTGTGGTGAGACATTAAATGCTTGCAAGTGTGGGAAATTCCAGTCAGGATGTTTCTGAGAAGAACATCATAGCTGTAATGCTATTTTGAAGATTACGagtcctttcccttcctctcctctccttcactGTTTAGCACAGAAAAACGTATCCTCAAGCATGCAccttgggggggctggggggaagcaTGGGATATCCCTATTTAGCAAACAGtcattacagaaatgaaaatttgcaaAATCGGGGCTCTGCTGCCAAGAAACGGGGTGCAGAACAGAGCCGAGCTGCAAAATAACTATATGTAACTTGACATCCTTGCTCGAGCAGGACCAGAAGGTACCTTGGCACGTGCTTTGCCTCAGTTCATATGCCACTGTTTCTTTATACTGTTGtcaagaattcttttttctggaAGCTTAAGGATAAATTctgggaagagggggaaaggggaTGCAGAGATGAATTGATCTCACAGCGCTGCATGAAAGACCCCaaactggggtggggggacgggggacggaCACACATGGCACAGACGGGACGCGACAAAACTTGTGTACAATGGTAACAAATGGGGAGTGCTGCCTCAGACCAGATCGGGCGCTAGGATTCCCGAGCTCTCTGCGTCACCAACAAGCTGCATTTCTCTGACCCATCCCTGACAAACACCCACTTTGAAGTCCCACATTGCATAGCTCAGATTTCAAGCTTAATAGGAAGAAATGTTCTTCGTTTCTGATCCAGCGAGAAGCCAAAGCAGCCTGAGTACTTGTGCAGAAAGCATGCAGACTAGATAGGTTTGATTAAAATCTAAAGTAGCTGACTGTCAGaagcaagatttattttttaaccaaattaaaataaagctgaatgGCAGACTTACATACTGCTTCTCCAGAGACTTGTATACTTTCATCTTGCTCTCcacacagcttttatttcacCAGACATAGcccttctgctttctgccagaaaGCACAGCTCAATTTATTTTGATGTATGAAGCCTGAATGCAGCCCCAAAAAAGTATATAGACAAGACAGCCGAGATGTCTGACTGACATTCTTTGTAGCAGAGTCActcaggaaaaaggaaggaaacttACTTTTCATCAGCGCTTTGTGTGGGGTTTGAAAAGCAAGGGGGAAAACTGTTGGGACGGATGGCGGTGGATAATTCTGCTACCGAGTAAGAACCAGCCTTTAGCAGAGGGAATTATTAGCCCACAAGACAGGTCAAGAATCAGTGTCCAGCACAAAGGGAATGCACTAaacagcccccccaccccatcctgGGGGTTTTCTCTTCCGCAAGTTGCCATTAAGGGCCGGAAGACAACGTCCAACGAGAGGCTGGCCAGCTTGTTCTAGTGCAAGACCCAAGACTATCTGCTATAGGTATAAAACAGGGTATTAGAGAGCTTTATTTCTTGCCACCCAAACAAATTAAGGGGTTGTACAAATAAGAAATGATAACTTgggaaaataaatccatttgtATTGGAGGAAGCAGTGTTCAAAGGGAATGTTGAGCATTTATGATGTATTCTTTTCAAACCCATCAACCTGGACAAATTGTGTCACAcgaaaaattacttattttttgttATCACAGAGCACTAAAAGTCAAATAAGTGACCGTGAACCATCACGGCCTCCGTTATAAAACTCAAACCTGCAAAACCAGGAATGTTGCTTTACGAAAGCACCTTCCCGCAGGCTGCGGGGTGGCTCCcagggggctggtgggggccAGGCAGAGGGACATCAGCCGCAGGTGCCccgcgggcaggggctgctgtccCGAGAGGACACTGCAGGTCTTTCAGGCGGTGAGGTCTGTCGGAAAGCGCCTTGGCTGGTTCACGCTTTTTCCAGCTAcgcttttgcttgctttttgctgTGAAGATTTTGCACCAAGTAGGAGCAATTAGCAGGAATATGATAAAAATCTGCTAATGACACATCTGATGCAACTTATACAGTGCCAGGGACACAAAGAAAGGCCCAAGAGAAACAGGTAACTGGAAAACAATGGGGGTAAGATTTAGTGCCTTCGCAATAAGGAGGAAATAGAATTTAACATGGAAATCATGATACCGCTGACTGGAGGAGTGGAAAGACAAGTCATTGCCAAGAACAGTGTGTTCAGATTTAGCTTTCTCATCTGCCAGCCAAAGACTGAGCAAAAAATGTTAGCATGgtcaaaatggcaaaaaaagatTGTGTTGACAACAATCCActcttttaagagaaaaaaaaaaatcaaaacctcaTGCTTCAGTGGTTAAAACACTCACTAACCATTGGAAACTATGAGATTACCCAATCTAGGACAGAGAACATCCGATATCTGCTTAATATGATTTTAACAACCAACTCTGTCACGATTCAGTTAATTAAAAACCACACTTATTTCCAGAGCTTGTCTTTCCCCTTAATTAATAAATCATGATCAAGTAACTTGCAATAAAACAGGCTTCCTAAGACACCAATCAGTCTCACCTTTTTTGGTAAACTAATGGCAGAATGTACATGCATTCATTTAGAATTACCGATTTGTGTTTGCAGTCAATCTAGACAGCTCCTGGAAGATCCCCACCTgaaccatatatatatatgtgtgtgtgtgtgtatatatgtatatatattaaaaaaatatatataaccCCCCTGAATCTTTAATGGCTTGGGTtcttgtttaggttttttttgtttgtttgttttttttccttctctttctgaagaCTGGGATCCAATATCCCCAAAAGACAATGTTTAGGAACATTCATCCACAGAAGATACACTGAGGTTTATTTCTGTCAATAAAGAAGTAAGAAAAAGCCaaaggtgaggggaaaaaaaaaaaaaaaagaaatcagcatgGTAAGATTACATTTAGGAACGAAAGCACTGCCTGGTGCCTCTTTTTTCACGGTGACATATTTCAAAACGTCGCAGCCTCTTCGCAGTCTGTTACTTTGGGCCTTTCCTTCGAGCGAAGCGTCACGCGTGCCGTCCCTGAGCAGGCTGGTGCTCCCGCCACGGGTGGGACCCAACGCGCCCTCAGCCCACAGACACGCACGCCTTCCCGCCCGGCCACGACGCTTGCTGCGGGCATCTGCTGGTTGTGCTGGCGTGACGTGTCTGGGTACCGGGCTGCATCTCCATCCCGGTTCGAGCGAGCGAAGTCTCTCCGATCAGGAAATCTATCGGTAATTCCAGAAAATGAGACGCCGCCATTGCAGGACCAACGGCTGCCTGACTTCTGCGCGGGCAGGAAGCCAGAACAGGCTCGGGGCCCTTTCCCTGGCACCTCCCGGCCGCCCACCGCCCCAGAAGGACGAGAGTCCCGGGGAGGACGGACGCCACGGAGCGCGGGTGCGCGGGGACCAGGCGCCCCTTCTCACAGCTGCTGCGCCCGCTGAGCCCCGGTCCCCGCAGGGGGCTCGGCCATCCCGGGCTGGGCCGCAGTCAGGCGAGGGCAGGAGCATCCCAGGAATGTCTGGGacagcagctgggaagggcCCGGGCCTGCCCCCCTCCCTCGCCCCCACCGACACCCAGGCCTACGGGCAcggcggccccggggctgcACCCCCACTGCCGGCAGGCCGGAGGGGCAGCAGCGGccgggatgctgctggagggcggggggggtgtggggtggggtgtgggtgtgtgtggggggtgtgtgtgggggggtgtgtgggggtgtgtgggggggtgtgtgtgggggtgtagGGGTGTGTGTAGGTGTGGGTGTAGGTGTGGGTGTAGGTGTGTGTGTaggtgtgggtgggtggggtgtgtgtgtgggtgtgtataggtgtgtgtgtgggtgtgtgtgggtgtaggggtgtgtgtgggtgtgggtgtaggtgtgggtgtgggtgtgggtgtgtgtgtagCTGTgtataagtgtgtgtgtgtgggtgtgtgtgggtgtgtgtgggtgtaggtgtgtgggtgtgtgtgggtgtaGGTGTGGGTGTAggtgtgggtgtgggtgtgtgtagGTGGGTGTGTAGGTGTGTATAGGTGTGTGGGTGTAggtgtgggtgtgggtgtgtgtagGTGGGTGTGTAGGTGTGTATAGGTGTGTGGGTGTAGGTGTGGGTGTAggtgtgggtgtgggtgtgtgtagGTGGGTGTGTAGGTGTGTATAGGTGTGTGGGTGTAGGTGTGGGTGTAGGTGTGGGTGTAggtgtgggtgtgggtgtgtgtagGTGTGTATAGGTGTGTGGGTGTAGGTGTGGGTGTAggtgtgggtgtgggtgtgtgtagGTGTGTATAGGTGTAggtgtgggtgtgggtgtgtgtagGTGTGTATAGGTGTGTGGGTGTAGGTGTGTATAGGTGTAGGTGTGGGTgtggcgccccccccccccgctgggCAGCCCGGATCCCTCACGCGGCAGCGCCCGGCCCCACGGGGCACGCGGCGGCGCCCGAAGCTTCCAGAAGGGCGCGCGCCACCGGCCTCCGGCTGCGGCGGGAGCACAGCGCCGCCtagcggcgcggcgcggcgaCTGGCCCCCAGCGGCCCCCGTAGGCGACGAATGATGCAACTCCCGGCGCCGGTTGCCCCAATAGCTGGCGAGGGCCGCGCGGGTGGCACCGCCCCTCGCCCCTGAGTGGCGGAGGGCCGGCGAGGCCCCGCCCTGCCGCCCGCCGATTTGCTGCGCGCCggcgccccgccccgctgctACGCGGCTCCCCCTCCCTGCGCGGTGCGCGGCCACGTGGACGGTGGCGCGGCTGCAGGTGGGCTCCGAGGGGCCGCtccgcaccgcaccgcaccgcaccgcaccaTGAGCGTGGGGTTCATCGGGGCCGGGCAGCTCGCCTTCGCCCTGGCCAGGGGCTTCACGGCGGCAGGTGGgcgcggggcgcggggggcgggcgggcggtgccgagccgagccgccTGGGCTGACGTGTGGTGCCGTTCGCAGGGGTCCTGGCCGCGCACAAGATCACGGCGAGCTCTCCGGACACCGACCTGCCCACCGTGAGCGGGCTGCGGGTGAGTGAGGGCGGGCGGGTGGGCGGCAGCGCCGCGGGCCGCCCCGGGTGACAGCGGCCCCGTTTCTCCCCGCCCGCTGCAGAAAATAGGCGTGAACTTCACGGTGAGCAACAAGGACACGGTGAAGAGCAGCGATGTTCTCTTCCTGGCCGTGAAGCCCCCCATCATCCCCTTCATCCTGGACGAAGTGGGCCCCGACATCGAAGCCCGCCACATCGTGGTCTCCTGCGCGGCCGGCGTCACCATTAGCTCCATCGAGAAGGTGAGGGGTGGCCTGGACTGGGGGCCCGCctggggccgggctgggggccgCAGCCTTGCAGAGCCACGCCATAGTGGACACCCGGTGCCTGGGAGGCGCCTGCCGCAGGGCAGGACCGCGGGGGAGCCGGCCTTGAGCCGGTCCCGCTCCTCTGGCCCCCGGGGGTTGATGCGAGGGGCAGGCGTTACCGGTGCTCCCCAGGACTAAGCTCATGCTGCAGCCAGTTGGTTGCTTTGGGTCGCCGTTGCCTATCCTCACCAGAAAGAGCTCTAAGAGTCTGTATGCCAGGTCCTTTATTGCATGAGGTGCTATTGGATCTTTTTTCTCTCAACAGAGGTGGGTCATCTCCCCTGAATTTCTGCAGACTTTGTGCTAAGTGTCTGCACGAGCTGTTTTGGAGACTTGTGAGTTGATGTGGGAATGAGGCGTTCAGGGTATTGTTCCCAACAGCAGCTTCCTGTTTGCTGGTACTACTAAAAACTTTGCATTTAAGTTTTGGCTGCTTTGGCTCAGAGCAGGGAGTTTGGAATACAGGAgtctctcttttccctctgcttgTGTTGTTCTTGCCCCTGGGGAGTCCCTTCCTAGACAGTCTATTTGGTATGCCAGATATGCACTaaagctcatttttcttttttccttcttttctttctcttccttccttctttctttctttccatctcaaataattttctgcccTAAGAAACTCTCTACCTTCTGCCCCACACCAAAAGTGATCAGGTGCATGACCAACACCCCCGTGATAGTCCGGGAAGGTGCTACGGTCTAT from Grus americana isolate bGruAme1 chromosome 18, bGruAme1.mat, whole genome shotgun sequence carries:
- the MYADML2 gene encoding myeloid-associated differentiation marker-like protein 2, encoding MMESTGGPYLNTAAVTSPVGIARLLQMTFGCTTFSLVAHQGGFSAAYGTFCMFVWTFCFAVTVFIIACEFTHLHSCLSISWGNFTAAFAMLATLMSVTAAVIYPLYFVQLGCYPIGCEVRDFRIAASVFAGLLFVTYAAEVFLTRAKPGQVTSYMATVSGLLKIVQAFVACIIFGALVNDSQYGKYVATQWCVAVYSFCFVVTVVVVAFSVTGKTALLWFPFERSVVVYTLGAVLLYVSAAVIWPVFCFDSKYGSPRRPGLCAKGKCPWDSQLVIAIFTYVNLLLYVVDLAYSQRIRFVSHL